A window of Bacteroidia bacterium contains these coding sequences:
- a CDS encoding fibronectin type III domain-containing protein: MIELYKMFLRIGLLSILTFTFFVNIIQAQTYTFTSAGATGREGPTQSEVNTEYTNTPLDGKVTVTNGIQKWSVPATGLYEIEVYGAEGGGPAGGLGAYMKGTFSLTQGDSLQILVGQEGEVGGSRLLTGGGGGGTFVVDDNNNPLIIAGGGGGGAAMLPQRHGTASAIANDGQCPVGGAADNCDYNGTGGATNETYSPGGAYSTDGGTSGRRGTGGAGFYSDGEIGQSVAFSGSAPSSFLNGGEGSDGAHADGGFGGGGGAYESGYDGGAGGGGYSGGGGATDRNNNSDQVGGGGGSFNAGSDIDSSSGVKSGHGLVIITPLSTGATNDVGVVSIDSPNVYCPGTHNVVATVQNFGINQIDSVTLNWSVDGVAQTSVKYIGTLDTFGGTGSPTVQVTLGSFNFSTNAPYDIDVWTTMPNGVADTVPANDLAEATKQSSLPPPTGLRASVVNATDAVLKWNGGSTTNSWLYSNVTFGNSPTNPGTSVSVDSAEITSLSPTTTYDFYVREVCPTGDTSAWAGPFTYRTPCSSILNGDYTIDPGQSVSPTNFVSIADAVDALDECGINAPVTFRIASGTYNEQLELEEIAGASATNTIRFVGPQTGTAE; the protein is encoded by the coding sequence ATGATAGAACTATACAAGATGTTCTTACGAATTGGGTTGTTGTCTATTTTGACGTTCACATTTTTCGTCAATATTATTCAGGCACAAACTTATACGTTTACAAGTGCCGGGGCTACTGGCAGAGAAGGCCCGACTCAGTCTGAAGTTAATACCGAGTACACGAATACACCATTAGATGGGAAAGTAACAGTTACTAATGGAATTCAAAAGTGGTCTGTTCCAGCAACAGGCCTGTATGAGATTGAAGTTTATGGAGCTGAAGGAGGTGGCCCGGCTGGTGGTTTGGGCGCTTATATGAAAGGCACTTTTAGTTTAACTCAAGGGGATTCACTTCAAATCTTGGTAGGTCAGGAAGGTGAAGTCGGAGGATCTCGCTTGTTAACCGGAGGAGGAGGTGGAGGAACTTTTGTTGTTGATGACAACAACAATCCACTCATTATTGCTGGTGGCGGTGGTGGTGGTGCAGCCATGTTGCCACAACGACATGGAACTGCCTCCGCAATAGCAAATGATGGTCAATGTCCTGTTGGGGGAGCGGCTGACAATTGCGATTACAACGGAACCGGGGGAGCTACAAATGAAACATATTCACCTGGTGGTGCTTATAGCACTGATGGAGGTACCTCAGGAAGAAGGGGTACTGGTGGTGCTGGTTTCTACTCTGATGGTGAAATTGGACAATCTGTTGCTTTTTCAGGTTCCGCTCCATCCTCATTTTTGAATGGCGGAGAAGGATCAGATGGTGCACACGCTGATGGTGGATTTGGTGGCGGTGGCGGTGCTTATGAATCTGGCTATGATGGCGGTGCCGGTGGCGGAGGCTATTCCGGTGGCGGAGGAGCAACCGATCGAAATAATAACTCCGATCAAGTAGGTGGAGGTGGCGGCTCTTTCAATGCGGGCTCTGATATAGATAGTAGTTCCGGTGTTAAAAGCGGTCACGGCTTGGTTATTATTACCCCCTTATCCACAGGAGCCACCAATGATGTAGGAGTTGTTTCAATTGACTCCCCTAATGTATATTGTCCTGGAACACACAATGTAGTTGCAACCGTTCAGAACTTCGGCATCAATCAAATTGACAGCGTTACATTGAATTGGAGCGTTGATGGTGTTGCACAAACTTCTGTAAAGTATATAGGTACACTTGATACATTTGGTGGTACAGGTAGTCCGACAGTTCAGGTTACACTAGGCAGTTTCAATTTCAGCACTAACGCTCCTTACGACATCGATGTGTGGACTACCATGCCGAATGGTGTAGCAGATACGGTTCCTGCAAATGATCTGGCAGAGGCTACCAAGCAATCCAGCCTTCCTCCGCCAACCGGTCTGAGGGCATCGGTAGTCAATGCAACTGATGCTGTACTAAAATGGAATGGAGGCTCTACGACCAATTCATGGTTATATTCGAATGTAACTTTTGGTAATTCTCCAACGAACCCCGGTACCAGTGTATCAGTAGATTCAGCGGAAATTACCTCACTTTCACCCACTACTACTTATGACTTTTATGTGCGTGAAGTATGCCCCACTGGAGATACTTCGGCATGGGCCGGACCATTTACCTACAGGACACCCTGCAGCTCAATTCTGAATGGAGATTATACGATTGATCCCGGACAATCTGTATCTCCAACCAATTTTGTGAGTATTGCTGATGCGGTGGACGCCTTGGATGAATGTGGCATTAACGCACCGGTTACTTTCAGGATTGCTTCCGGCACTTACAATGAACAGCTTGAACTGGAAGAAATTGCTGGCGCTTCGGCCACCAACACCATTCGGTTTGTGGGGCCACAAACAGGAACGGCTGAGA